In one window of Aceticella autotrophica DNA:
- the pstB gene encoding phosphate ABC transporter ATP-binding protein PstB: protein MKKIKVRQLDLFYGDIQALKKVDMDIEENSVMALIGPSGCGKSTFIRTLNRMNDLIDCVKITGEVILDNQDIYKDIDPIELRKRVGMVFQKPNPFPMTIFDNIAYGPRIHGIYSKKKLNEIVERSLTAAVLWDEVKDRLNSSALGLSGGQQQRLCIARTLAIEPEVILMDEPTSALDPISTMKIEELIDQLKHKYTIVIVTHNMQQAGRVADYTSFFLNGEIIETGPTEEIFYNPKDKRTEDYITGRFG, encoded by the coding sequence ATGAAAAAAATAAAAGTCAGACAACTTGACCTGTTTTATGGTGATATACAGGCATTAAAAAAAGTAGATATGGATATTGAAGAAAATAGTGTTATGGCACTAATAGGTCCTTCCGGCTGTGGCAAGTCAACTTTTATAAGGACTTTAAACAGGATGAATGACCTCATAGATTGTGTAAAAATAACTGGAGAAGTAATTCTTGATAATCAGGACATATATAAAGATATAGACCCCATTGAACTGAGAAAACGCGTTGGGATGGTATTTCAAAAGCCAAATCCGTTTCCAATGACAATTTTTGATAATATAGCTTATGGACCAAGGATTCATGGTATTTATAGTAAAAAGAAATTAAATGAAATAGTTGAGAGAAGCTTGACGGCTGCCGTATTATGGGATGAAGTTAAGGATAGATTAAATTCTTCTGCATTGGGCTTATCAGGTGGACAGCAACAAAGGCTTTGTATTGCAAGGACACTTGCAATAGAACCTGAAGTGATTCTTATGGATGAACCCACGTCAGCCCTTGATCCTATATCTACAATGAAGATTGAAGAACTTATTGACCAGTTGAAACATAAATATACAATTGTAATTGTAACACATAATATGCAACAGGCAGGAAGAGTTGCTGATTATACGTCTTTTTTCTTAAATGGTGAAATCATTGAAACAGGACCTACAGAAGAAATATTTTACAATCCTAAAGACAAAAGGACTGAAGATTATATTACCGGCAGGTTTGGTTAG